In one window of Micromonospora cathayae DNA:
- a CDS encoding NADPH:quinone reductase, translated as MKAIVYEHNGDPSVLTVVDRPVPEPGPGEVLVRLAVAGVNPTDWKARRQWPLPAGWQTPGQDGAGVVEAVGTGLDRRLIGERVWVWEAAWQRPWGTAAEYTVVPARQAVPLGDASFDLGACLGIPFLTAHRCLTVGETVPDTLHAGALTGRVVLVQGGAGAVGNAAVQLARWADATVVATVSSPEKAQLAAAAGADHVIDYRRQDVVEEVRRISPDGVDTVVEVSAARNAAADVRMLRPGAVVAVYADDGGEEVTLPVRALMVPNARWQFVLVYTMPWPAKGRAIEDVSAAVAQGHVRVGEAAGLPLHHHPLAATAAAHTAVENAVVGKVLVSTSGS; from the coding sequence ATGAAGGCGATCGTGTACGAGCACAACGGCGACCCCTCGGTGCTGACGGTGGTGGACCGGCCGGTCCCGGAGCCGGGTCCGGGTGAGGTGCTGGTACGGCTCGCGGTCGCCGGGGTGAACCCGACCGACTGGAAGGCCCGGCGGCAGTGGCCGCTGCCGGCCGGGTGGCAGACGCCGGGGCAGGACGGCGCGGGGGTGGTCGAGGCGGTCGGCACCGGGCTGGACCGGCGGCTGATCGGCGAGCGGGTCTGGGTGTGGGAGGCGGCCTGGCAGCGGCCCTGGGGGACGGCTGCGGAGTACACGGTGGTGCCGGCCCGGCAGGCGGTGCCGCTCGGCGACGCCTCCTTCGACCTGGGAGCCTGCCTGGGCATACCGTTCCTGACCGCGCACCGCTGCCTGACCGTCGGGGAGACCGTGCCGGACACCCTGCACGCCGGGGCGCTCACCGGCCGGGTGGTGCTGGTGCAGGGCGGGGCCGGTGCGGTGGGCAACGCGGCGGTGCAGCTGGCCCGGTGGGCCGACGCGACGGTGGTCGCCACGGTCAGCAGCCCGGAGAAGGCGCAGTTGGCGGCGGCGGCCGGCGCCGACCATGTGATCGACTACCGGCGGCAGGACGTGGTCGAGGAGGTCCGGCGGATCTCGCCCGACGGGGTGGACACCGTGGTGGAGGTCTCCGCCGCCCGCAACGCCGCCGCCGACGTACGGATGCTGCGGCCGGGCGCGGTGGTCGCCGTGTACGCCGACGACGGTGGCGAGGAGGTGACGCTGCCGGTGCGGGCGCTGATGGTGCCGAACGCCCGGTGGCAGTTCGTGCTGGTCTACACCATGCCGTGGCCGGCGAAAGGTCGGGCGATCGAGGACGTGTCGGCGGCGGTGGCGCAGGGGCACGTACGGGTGGGCGAGGCGGCGGGCCTGCCGCTGCACCACCATCCGCTGGCCGCGACGGCGGCGGCGCACACCGCCGTGGAGAACGCGGTGGTCGGGAAGGTGCTGGTCAGCACCAGCGGGAGCTGA
- a CDS encoding SCO6745 family protein, translating to MTNQDEAGRTARVLWTYYEPLHVVTYFHPRARAAFEAVGLRGYWRGYFAGRAAPLGATGPAPVVATFFSFAPAMVERALPAVWQLASPEEALRARLTGAVQALAELTYELPEEHLVEAADLLEAAAGAVEPGGRVLGAANAALALAEYPLARLWQAATTLREHRGDGHVAALVAAGLDPVETLAFKIADGMAPIMLTGRGWTEEQWHAARDRLVGRGWLTPEGKPSEAGRAGFRAVEEATDAAAAHPWRALGAERVARLRELLDPLARRCHTVIPPGNPIGLPTLLTEA from the coding sequence GTGACGAACCAGGACGAAGCGGGGCGTACCGCTCGGGTGCTGTGGACCTACTACGAGCCGCTGCACGTGGTCACCTACTTCCATCCCCGGGCCCGGGCCGCCTTCGAGGCGGTCGGGCTGCGCGGCTACTGGCGGGGGTACTTCGCCGGACGGGCCGCCCCGCTGGGCGCGACCGGTCCCGCCCCGGTGGTCGCCACGTTCTTCAGCTTCGCGCCGGCCATGGTCGAGCGGGCCCTCCCGGCCGTCTGGCAGCTCGCCAGCCCCGAGGAGGCGCTGCGGGCCCGGCTCACCGGCGCGGTCCAGGCGCTCGCCGAGCTGACCTACGAACTGCCGGAGGAGCACCTGGTCGAGGCGGCCGACCTGCTGGAGGCCGCCGCCGGGGCGGTCGAGCCGGGCGGCCGGGTGCTCGGCGCGGCCAACGCCGCCCTGGCCCTGGCCGAGTACCCGCTGGCCCGGCTCTGGCAGGCCGCCACCACGCTGCGCGAGCACCGGGGTGACGGGCACGTCGCGGCGCTGGTCGCCGCCGGCCTCGACCCGGTGGAGACGCTGGCGTTCAAGATCGCCGACGGGATGGCCCCGATCATGCTGACCGGCCGGGGCTGGACCGAGGAGCAGTGGCACGCGGCCCGCGACCGGCTGGTCGGGCGGGGCTGGCTGACCCCGGAGGGGAAGCCGTCCGAGGCGGGCCGGGCCGGGTTCCGGGCGGTCGAGGAGGCCACCGACGCGGCCGCCGCCCACCCGTGGCGGGCCCTCGGCGCGGAACGCGTCGCGCGACTGCGGGAACTGCTGGACCCGCTGGCCCGTCGCTGCCACACCGTCATCCCGCCGGGCAACCCGATCGGCCTGCCGACCCTGCTCACGGAGGCGTGA
- a CDS encoding HAD family hydrolase produces MTDAVIFDLDGVIVDSEPVWEEVRRAYVAAHGGNWQPDTQRRLMGMSTGEWARYLSGELGVDRTAGQVAAEVVDEMARRYADRVPVIDGAVDVVRRLAGRWPLGLASSSPTRLIAAALAATGLTDAFGATLSTEETAHGKPAPDVYLTVAGRLGVDPARCVAVEDSSNGVRSAAAAGMRVVAVPHGAYPLDPDAERLAAVVLPAIGDLTPEVVDRLG; encoded by the coding sequence ATGACGGACGCGGTGATCTTCGACCTGGACGGCGTGATCGTGGACTCCGAGCCGGTCTGGGAGGAGGTCCGCCGGGCGTACGTGGCGGCGCACGGCGGCAACTGGCAACCGGACACCCAGCGCCGGCTGATGGGGATGAGCACCGGCGAGTGGGCCCGGTACCTCAGCGGTGAGCTGGGCGTGGACCGGACCGCCGGGCAGGTCGCCGCCGAGGTGGTCGACGAGATGGCCCGCCGGTACGCCGACCGGGTGCCGGTGATCGACGGCGCGGTGGACGTGGTGCGCCGGCTGGCCGGGCGGTGGCCGCTCGGGCTGGCCAGCTCGTCGCCGACCCGGCTGATCGCGGCGGCGCTGGCCGCCACCGGGCTGACCGACGCGTTCGGCGCGACCCTCTCCACCGAGGAGACCGCGCACGGCAAGCCCGCCCCCGACGTGTACCTGACGGTGGCCGGGCGGCTCGGGGTGGACCCGGCCCGCTGCGTGGCGGTGGAGGACTCGTCCAACGGGGTACGCTCGGCCGCCGCGGCCGGGATGCGGGTGGTGGCGGTGCCGCACGGCGCGTACCCGCTGGACCCGGACGCCGAACGCCTCGCGGCGGTGGTGCTGCCGGCGATCGGGGACCTCACCCCGGAGGTGGTGGACCGGCTCGGCTGA
- a CDS encoding glutathione-independent formaldehyde dehydrogenase, whose product MRAVVYAGPHDVRVTEVPDPRIEDPNDVVVRVTTTAICGSDLHMYEGRTDAEPGIVFGHENMGTIVETGPGVVSLRTGDRVSMPFNVACGFCRNCRAGRTGFCLTVNPGFAGGAYGYVSMGPYRGGQAEYLRVPFADFNCLKLPPGTEHENDFAMLADIFPTGYHGVAMTGLRPGETITVMGGGPVGLMAAYSALLMGAAEVFVVDKVPDRLRLAESIGATAIDFTAGDPVAQIRERTGGTGTDRGVDAVGYQAHGAGGEEQPAAVLNSLIDVVRATGTIGVVGLYLAHDPGAPDAHSGRGELLVKVGTFFEKGLRMGSGQANVKAYNEYLRNLIVAGRARPSFVVSKELPLDDAPDAYQRFDRREAGYSKVVLKPAA is encoded by the coding sequence ATGAGGGCTGTGGTGTACGCGGGGCCGCACGACGTCCGGGTGACCGAGGTGCCGGACCCGAGGATCGAGGATCCGAACGACGTCGTCGTCCGGGTCACGACGACCGCGATCTGCGGTTCCGACCTGCACATGTACGAGGGTCGGACGGACGCCGAACCGGGCATCGTCTTCGGTCACGAGAACATGGGCACGATCGTGGAGACCGGGCCGGGCGTGGTCAGCCTGCGCACCGGTGACCGGGTCAGCATGCCGTTCAACGTGGCCTGCGGGTTCTGCCGCAACTGCCGGGCCGGCCGGACCGGGTTCTGCCTGACGGTGAACCCCGGCTTCGCCGGTGGCGCGTACGGCTACGTGTCGATGGGGCCGTACCGGGGCGGGCAGGCCGAGTACCTTCGGGTGCCGTTCGCCGACTTCAACTGCCTGAAGCTGCCGCCGGGCACCGAGCACGAGAACGACTTCGCGATGCTCGCCGACATCTTCCCCACCGGGTACCACGGGGTGGCGATGACCGGGCTGCGGCCGGGCGAGACCATCACCGTGATGGGCGGCGGGCCGGTCGGGCTGATGGCCGCGTACTCGGCGCTGCTGATGGGGGCGGCCGAGGTGTTCGTGGTGGACAAGGTGCCGGACCGGCTGCGGCTGGCCGAGTCGATCGGGGCGACCGCGATCGACTTCACCGCCGGTGACCCGGTGGCGCAGATCCGGGAGCGTACCGGCGGTACCGGCACCGACCGGGGCGTGGACGCGGTCGGCTACCAGGCGCACGGCGCGGGTGGCGAGGAGCAGCCGGCGGCGGTGTTGAACAGCCTGATCGACGTGGTCCGGGCGACCGGCACGATCGGGGTGGTCGGGCTCTACCTGGCGCACGACCCGGGTGCGCCGGACGCGCACTCCGGCCGGGGCGAGCTGCTGGTCAAGGTGGGCACCTTCTTCGAGAAGGGCCTCCGGATGGGCAGCGGGCAGGCCAACGTCAAGGCGTACAACGAGTACCTGCGGAACCTGATCGTCGCCGGCCGGGCCCGGCCGAGCTTCGTGGTGAGCAAGGAGCTGCCGCTGGACGACGCGCCCGACGCGTACCAGCGTTTCGACCGGCGGGAGGCAGGCTACTCGAAGGTGGTACTCAAGCCGGCCGCGTGA